Sequence from the Mixophyes fleayi isolate aMixFle1 chromosome 4, aMixFle1.hap1, whole genome shotgun sequence genome:
tgaggtgtatcaatcagatccgttgccagaggtgtataaaatcaagcacctagccatgcagtttccatttgcaaatatttgtgatacaaaatgggtcattctgaagagctcagtgacttcaagcgtggtactgtgataggatgtcgcctatgcaataagacggttcgtaaaatttcatccctgctgggtattccatggtcaactgtaagtgatattattagacagtggaagcgtttaggtacaacagcaactcagccatgaagcagaagaccacataaaatcacagagcggggtcaacgactgctaaggcgcatggtgagtaaaagtcaccaacgctctgctgattccatagctgaagagttctgaacttccactacCATTAATataagtacaaaaactgtgcggtgagagcttaatggaatgggtttccatggccgagcagctgcatgcagcctcacatcaccaaaaccaatgccaagcgtcggatggaatggtgtaaagcacactgacactggactgaggagcagtggaaacgtgtagTGTGGAGTGATGACTCATGCTTCTCTGGCAGCCAGATGGGCGAATCttggtttggcagatgccaggagaacattacttgcctgactgcattatgccaaatgtgaagtttggtggaggagggaaaaTGGTATGGGGctctttttcagggtttggactaagctccttatctccagtgaagggaaatcgtaatacttcagcataccaagtcattttggacaatgctatgcttccaactttttgacaacagtttggggaaggcccttttctattccaccaTGAccgtgccccagtgcacaaagcaaggactacaaagacatggtttggtgagtttggtgtggaataccctgactggcccgcacagagccctgacctcaaccccatcgaacacctttgtgatgaactggaacggagattgcaagccagaccttcttgtccaacatcagtgtctgacctcataaatgctctacagaataaatgggcacaaattcccacagaaacactccaacatcttgaggaaagccttccaagaagagtggaagcggttatcgctgcaaaagggggaccaactccatattaaaatatatgtatttgaatataatgtcattacagtccctgttggtgtaatgatcaagtgtccgaatacttttgtccatatagcgtAAGTATGTTATCTTCTCTGTCAAATGTAAAGTTACCCGTATAAACCTGTAacaatgttataaatatattagatCTATTCCCTTGTAATTAGAAAGTAGACAACACACTTTATTATCATACTTATAAAATAGAAACCTAATTTTCTTCCAATGTTCTTGTTTCCTATTTGTATAATTATGTagtcaaaatgtattttcttttcattatattttgttttggtaGTAGGTGTAGGTTTATTTATCATACTTTGGACAGCCTTAGTAAGTTCTTGCTGTTTCATCCGGTACTTCTCAGATTGGTCCCGTTTAATTTTAGTAGAATGAGATATAACATCCCTTCTGAGGACTGCTTTTGCTGTCTGCCAGTACAAAATAAAATTAGTAGGATGATCCGAATTATGTTGCATGCACattattgtattccaaatcaaTATGCTGACGTAATCTGCAGCTGTCCATAAAATTTAGTTGTTTAGCAATATATTGGATACCTACTTTATACTGGTGCGGTTGTCCACGGGAGAACCTTTGCCTGTCCATTAGTTGTAAGGCGACAATATTAATATCACCCCTGATGATTAATTGGGAATCTAGATGCGTGTAGTTTATTTacgattctaaaaaaaaaagtcattttgtGGCATGCGTTTGGCGCATAGAGGTTGCATAAAGTGTACCTGGAATCTGCATTACAAAAGCGGCCTGCACCATCAATGTGATTCTTGTGGGCTTCTATTGATATACTTTTACGCATTAATATAGCCACTCCTCTCCCAGGATTTAGAAGTGTACAATGAGTACCTACCTGTTGTCTGAGCATACTTAATTTGTCATGCTCTGAATTTTTGAGGTTGGTTTCTTAGAGGAAAGTGATATCAGAATTGAATTTATTGATATAGGTTAAACTTGTCCTCCTTTTAACCTAACATTCCACGAGCAAACTTTCAAGTCACTCAATATGTTTCAGATGTTCAAAAACGCAATAAATATGAGATTACGATTTGTGGTCCATTTACCCCCCTCCCCACAAACACCATCTTGTTTAAATAATAGACACAGTTTTACACTGGATGTAATGGGAATAAAGATAGATATActaaaacagaacaggcacaatgGGAGCAAGTTGAAGCatggggggagagaagaggggtgccgggaggagagaggggagaacgagcggaggagatgaggcgGTTAAGTGGATGGTTCCTTGAGATCCTTGAGAGGATCTGGTGCAGGTGACAAATACAGCAGGTAGTGAGGTTCAATGTGACGGCTTGCAGGGGCTAGGAGGGGTGGCTCAAAAATTGGAGCTGTCAGGAGTGTGCTGTGCGGTATTGGCTCGCCAAACGGGTGCCGTTCATCTGTCAGAAGCGGCCTAATTACAGCAGGGCCGCTCTCATCACACCTCAGAAAGGGTCAGGATGTTGGTATTGCGGaacaatgttctccccgtgtttgcgtgggttgccttcaggtgctctggtttcctcccacactccaaaaacatactatcatcatcatttatttatatagcgccactaagtccgcagcgctgtacagagaactcattcacatcagtccctgccccattggagcttacagtctaaattccctaatacacacagacagagagactagggtcaattttgatagcggccaattaacctaccagtatgtatttgaagtgtgggaggaaaccggagcacccggaggaaccccacgcaaacacagggagaacacaccaactccacacacagataaggtcatggttgggaatcgaactcatgaccccagtgctgtgtggcagaagtgctaaccactaggccactgtgctgcccacaactacacaactagtaggttaattggctgctaacaaattgaccctaatctgtctgtctatcagtgtatattagggaatttagactgtaagccccaatgggacagggactgatatgcgttctctgtacagcgctgcggaattagtggcgctatataaatggtgatgatgatgataataagcaAGTTGTTAGGGGTAACTAGCCACTCTATGAGCACGAGATGTCCATGTCCTGTCCTGTTCAGCTTCCAAGCCACAGCCATAGCGATTACTTTTTAAAAACACCGCATGGATCAGACGgtgcaatttttatttattgtttatgacTCGCTATAAAATCAcgatgggtctatttattaatatgaggGAATGATGCttattgcagaaataaaaaaaaatgacctatTGCAATGattgaaaaatgaataaaatctCCCCGAGGCAGCTGGTAATCAGCAGACCCTGGCGATACTGGCTAGGAGCAGGAAAGGTTAATTTACTGCTTCGCCGAGCGTGCCAGTCTCAGGGgataggggcagcatggtggcttattggttagcacttctgcctcacagcactggggtcacgagttcaattcccgaccatggccttatctgtgtggagtttgtatgttctccccgtgtttgcgtgggtttcctccgggtgctccggtttcctcccacactccaaaaacatactggtaggttaattggctgctattaaattgaccctagtctgtgtgtatgctgGGGAGCAGCAGTCCTAGacccatattttattaaaaaaaagggcACAATACCTTCCTTTTGCACTCCTTGATGTAGTTTACAGGGCTGAAACGTAAGGGCAACGTGTTACATGCAGGGTACTGGGCTGACACATGAAGGACAGATAGTGATGATGACGTCACTCAGTCCCCGCCCACCTCCTACGCGCTGTGACGTCCTATAACCTCCAGCgtaagccccgcccccagtgacgtcaGGACGTCGGTGCGGGAGGACGGACACACCGGGCAGAGGAGCCGGCTCTCATCACGTGCTCCAGCCACGCGGCGCCGCCAGCTCGGGTCATGGGGCTGTCGGGAACCGACGATGTCACCGCcccgcaggaggaggaggaggaagacgtCACCTCTGCCCCCAAAACCAAGGTACGGGCCCTCGTGCAACAGCGTTCCCGACGGGGCACTTCCGGCGCCGGGCGAGTGACGTCAACGAGCGCGACGGAAGTGGCGGCCGGGCTGTGCCTggaatactgtatatatatataacagtgacCTGGGGGGATTGTGCACCTGACAGACTGCTCtgacccctctcccagcagcagGGCTTAATAAATGTTATAGAATCAGGTTCATATGTCCCCAAATCCTCGGGTCCCTATAATGACCCAAAGCTCTCTAAGCACTCATTATATCGTGTCTtatatgttatatgtaatagATATGGTGCAACCttgtacaatataaatatgtgtgtgtgtgtgtatgtgtgtatgtatatatatatatacacacaaacagacctaCAGACCTATGTCCCACATTGTGCCATCTCTCTCCTGCATGGCCACTAACACCTGTCCCCAAACTCCTGCTTCTATTTACACACTTAGTGGCCATTCTAGGAGCAGAACAAATAGACAGCAACCTCCATGTGTCAGCAGCAGTAAATAACTTCTGGATTGAGATGTTTTGAATAAGCTACTAGTACTTTTATCAAAGAGCACTTACACTTTTATAGCTATGTATATAACAATTAGGTGAATGGACCATGGAATGTGACAGGATTTTGGGCTGTGACTTATTCCTGTATGGGGTGACAGTATTAGGGAAGTGCAGCCCAGGTGATCATTGGAAGCCATACCTGTAGCTTGTGTCATCACTTAATCCATGATGATGTTTAGTAACCAATGGCAATATGGACTTTGCTAGAAAGGTTCATGTTATTAAGTCTgagaattttattattattattaatgtttatttataaggcgccactaggtgtccgcggcgagGTACAGAgacaaacgaaataacaatacgaggagagacggcacagaacagtaaacaataatcacagtaactcagtgagctcaaggcacagctagaggggcgggggaaggtcagccaacaacggcaccaaggagggagggcacggattagagggagacccccaggggaagagggacctcaaggagtaaggctaggtagctggcgagcagagtaaaagtggtgaagacaggaggagagaagaccctgctcgaaggagcatacaatctaaggggaggggaagactgacagagagacacaggggagagagtgagagaaggaggaacggagaataaggataggggaaggggaatgagggggaagagtcagaagaaaaggtaggaagttaagtgggcgactggaaagctttaagaaaaaggtgggtttttaaacaccgtttgaagctggacagattaggggaagttctgatggagcgggggagctggttccagtggaggggggcagcgcgggagaagtcttgaatacgcgcgtgggaggaggtgatatggggggaagagaggcgacggtcattggccgatcggagagggcgggatggagggCGAGAAGGAACAAATCCCTATTAAAGAAGGTAACGGAGACAAGGGATATATTGCTTCCTACTGTATTTTACTATGCAGAGGGCTAGATGTGGTAATTGTTTATGAAGTGTGAAATGAAATCTGTTGTTAGTGTAGATATCTCCATGTACTCAGTACTGAATTGACATCTGGTTGATGGAACTGACATTCTGTATGTCTGAAGCATCTCATAGCTTGGAGTTGTGTTATTGGTGTCAGTCCCAAGACCCTTTACTGGCAGGAAAGCTAAGTACATGCCAGGCTGTGATTACCTTCTTGCATCcaccacatatatatttatatatatatatatatatatatatatatatatatatatataaaacataaaattaaaggTTGGTACTTCTCTGTGCAGGAGATAAATGTTGCCCCCGGGGAACACCCACTCCAGTTTCGGTACACCTTCTGGTATTCTCGGAGAACGCCCTCCCGACCCGCAAGCACCCACAACTATGAGCAGAACATCCGACAGTTTGGTACAGTGGCATCGGTAAGTGACAATGCCGCCCTACACACAATATCCTGTGTTCCTACAGTACAGACAGGGTGCCTCATTCTCTGTCACTATTACACTAGTTATGTATGTACAGACAACGCTTCCTCCTCTCACACACTATTACACTGTTTCATGGTATGGAAAGCACAGCGGTACCTCCTTGTTACATATTATGTCTGGTGTGTTTAGGTGGAGCAGTTTTGGAGAGTGTACAGCCATTTGGTGCGACCAGGAGACCTCACAGGATACAGCGACTTCCATCTCTTCAAAGAAGGCATCAAACCCATGTGGGAGGTTAGTCATTTATACCTGTCATTACTCCCTATGTGAGAATAGTAtgcaccgatcagtcacaacattaaacctacctgcctaatattgtgtaggtccccctcgtgccaccaaaacagctctgatccgtcgaggcatggactccacaacacCTCTGAagtgtggtatctggcaccaagatgacagtagcagatcctttaagtactgtaagttgcgaggtgcggcctccatggctcgggattgtttttctcacacacagatgctcgattgaatcgagatctggggaatttttaGGCCAAGTCAGCACCAAGAActctttgtcatcatcatcatcatcatcaccatttatttatatagcgccactgattccgcagcgctttacagagaactcactcacatcagtccctgccccattggagcttacagtctaaattccctaacacacacacacagacacacacacacagacagagagagagactagggtcaatttagatagcagccaattaacctactagtatggtttttggagtgtgggaggaaaccggagcaccgggaggaaacccacgcaaacacggggagaacatacaaactccacacagataaggccatggttgggaattgaactcatgactccagtgctgtgaagcagaagtgctaaccactacgccaccgtgctgcagtGAGGCAGGgctcattatcctgctgaaaaaggccactgcaATCAGGTAATACCGTGtccatgaagaggtgtacttgtcctgcagcaatgtttaagtaggtggtgCGTgtgaaagtaacatccacatgaatgccaggacccaaggtttcccagcagaacattgcccagagcatcacactgcctacgCCGAGTTAACCTCTTTCCATAGTTCTTCCTGGTGCCATCCCTTGCCCAGGTCCCCAAGAAATCGTcaatcatcagaccaggccactttcttccattgcgccatggtccagttctggagctCACATACCGTTGTAGGCGACTTCAgctgtggacaggggtcagcatgggcactctgaacggtctgcggctacacagccccatacgcagcaagatgtgatgcactgtgtgttctgacacctttctatcatagccagcattaaccttttcagaaatttgtgcccttctgtgggattggactagacGGGGCAGCCTTCACCcccccacgcacatcaatgagccttgggtgcccatggcCCTGTCatcggttcaccagttgtccttccttggttcacttttggtaggtactaaccattgcataccggaaacaccccacaagacctgttttggagatgctctgatccagttgtctagccatcacagtttggcccttgtcaaagtggctcagatccttacacttgccaatctttcctacttccaacacatcaacttcaagaaatgaCTTGCTCcacaatatatcccaccccttgactggtgccattgtaacaagatattcacttcacttgtcagtggttttaatgttgtcacAGATCAGTGGATGTGTCATTACCCCCTGTACTCACTGCGTgataatagtatataataatatacctgTCACTACCATCCTCTTTGCTGTGTGTTAATCAGTTTCCTGGTGTATTTGTACAGCTGGGCAGTCACCTGGGCCTCTGGCGCCCTCTAGTGTACTGACTCTGGTGTCTTCTCCTTCCAGCGCTGACATTTATACAGAAATCCTTTCAGTAACACCTGCTCGCTTCTCTCCTACAGGATGAAGCCAACAAGAACGGAGGGAAATGGATCATCCGATTGCGGAAGGGCCTGGCATCCCGATTCTGGGAAAACATTATCTTGGCTATGGTCGGGGAACAGTTTATGGTGGGAGAAGAGATATGTGGGGTGGTTGTGTCGATCCGCTTCCAGGTGGGTTTATGTGAATCGGTCTATGTATCTCTGTACTCTTCCCCCAtgttctgctctcctgtgtcttAGTGTTTATTTCTCACACTGTCATTGTCTTCATgttctctttctccccccccccacttcatTTATCCTTTTAGCTTTGTGTGTTTCTTGTATTGCAGATATCTGCTTATTGTACCCGTGCTTCTACTCTCCAAATATCCACTACATCCCCCTGTCTCTTTATTCCATTCTCCAAATATCCACTAGGTCTTTTGTATATATGCTACTAATTTTCATGATCTAATAGGTGCCTGTGTGTTATTCATTGATTATTGATAGTTTCCTCTGCACTTTATGTAGCGTTTGATGTTTTAGTTCCCTCTGCTACAGGTTTCTCTCTCCCGCTGTAATATATCTGATGTTTTTTCACTCTTTTGAACTGTCCTTTCATCCTACCATTTGATCACAGTCTATTTCCGGTCTCTGCGCCGGGTGTTTCAGTACGGAGATGTCCTTAATGCGATATCTGTCTCTTGTCTCTACAGGAAGACATCCTTTCTATCTGGAACAAAACCGCAAATGATCAGCTCAGTACAATCCGCATCCGAGACACTTTGAGGAGAGTTCTCAATCTTCCTCCGAACACCATCATGGAGTACAAGACTCACACAGACAGCCTCAAGTAAGACATCGGATACTGATCCGTGTGTAGATACTGTGCCATGCACCTTTATACTTGTTTTATGATCGGATCACCGTACTGCCTGATACACTGCCTTATATTGAATGTCTACAAATAAGagattatcttatttttataaattattcacTAGTGTTTCCATGAAACAAAACTCCGTACATTGGATATGAGGTTTGATATTCCTTTCATGTTCTAATTTTAATGCTTATTTTATTACAGAGACAATTCAAGTTTCAGGAATACAAAACTGACCCTCTAGCTCCCCCCTTCTGTCGTCTTTGGTAACGCGTGTTTGTGCAGTGTCTAGGAAGACTGCTACTTCGTCGCTCTCGGTGTAAAGAAAAATTGATCACAACTTACCTGTGTTCATTGGCAGCCTGGGCATACTGGCATCCAGTTTGTGAATCTGAGCGGATCTCTTCCTAGCTCCTCCCATTGGACGCTCCTGATCCCTGCAAAAGACTCTGGGAATTTCTACTTGATGGAGCAAAACTAATCAGCGAGGGCCTCCGAAAATAGTCTCAAAGGGCAACTATACCCAGCATCgtttttggggggaattgaaaCTAATTatggcaataaaatatttttgtgcagtttttcctttttttaatctttattaaatgttGGATATAAATGTAACACGTATAACCGGCATTACATAAACAGGCGTGTTCCAGACCAGTGTGGTATGTATGTTCCAGAGGTGTAAAGTCATTGCAGttacattgtgaaacaatctacAAAGCGCGGAGCGTAGCACAAGGTGGGAATTCGTGGTCTCCTCCCTCGAAGGGGCGCTCCGGAACGCTGTTGAAGTGTCCCATTGAAAAGATCGCCAGGGTCCCCACTACAAACAGAGGTAGCGCTCCCCAAAAGCACAGAACATCCAGCACCTTCCCAATCATAATCCAGTTCTCCATTTCCTGGTGGAATAGAGAAAATTTTAGTTCTTATCAATGTTTCTAAATCACCACCATATACTGCAGAGGTGCACAAATAATGATTGTCATTTGCATCCGTCCCTGGGCCAATAAGAGCTTTTAGTTTGAATTCCTTACCACACTCGctaagattctttttttttttttggaggaaacccatggaaattccacaccgataaggccctggttggacTTCAAGCCATGGCCCCAGCATTGCacattgctaaccactgtgctgtccaATTATGTTGCCTTTTTAGAAGATACTATTTTATTACGTAATTGAGTGAGTGTCAATAGATCTAGTTTTATGGTagaaattctttttttttgcatattgtgGCTTAATTAAATATTCTGATATAACAGCATCACGGCGGCTAAGTGGttagagcgagagagagataccaattatattatatatttgctaGCCACATTATATAACTGGTTCTAGACACATCCTATCCATACTTGCATGTTGTAAGTTTGATTTTAATATCTATATAAAGTTACATTTTGCACCTTGCATCTTTTATTTTTGCACCTTGGGAATAGTATTTATATCTCTATATCTTTGGGAGGCTTTCTGGAATccacgcccccccccctttttccccctcTTGGCAGCATTTATACATACACCATCTTAAGAGCTGTGCTGATCTCTCTattcactgtttttttttctatttaagggAGTTCTGTTACATAAACTTGGTTAGGGGCGATACTTCTTGCACAGAGCCAGGCCTCTTATATCCTAACTGTACCGTTGCTGCAGCCTGGTGTGGTGTATAAGTCAAGCTCTGATATATGCTTGAAAATCGAAGTTTTTCACCCAACATCTTGGCTGTAACAGTATAGTAGATGGGCGCAGCCAGGATCCCTATTCCTCTGAGCTCTGTTAATCCCAACCAGTAGGTTATTTGGGAACCACCTTGTGACTGGCATATTGGGAGTACTGGCATTCTGAGCTAGCACATGCTTCTTTCTTCATTTTGTTATCTGGACCCTCAATGACCAAATATTGTTCTGTTTTTGCTTCTTGAAAGCGGCCAGTGACACTACGTGGTGATTGTGCTCCAAGTAAGCATTAAGGTTCAGATATAGCAGTCGGTGGTTCCTGGAATACCGAGGAACTTTTTGGAGAGGGTAACAAATTGATAATGGGGTGGCACTCACCGCTCCGCTCTTGTTTTGGTCCTTCATGCTGACCGTGATGAAATTGCACGCTTCCACGCACTCTTTTATTTCCGGAGCGCAGTGGGCCAAGTTCTTGAACAATGGGGTGGTTACCCCTACATCGAACCCATCAACTGTAAAACAAGGAGATGATTGTTTATAGACAATCTCATTATCGTGTCACATTCCCGTTGACCCAGCTGGATAAGTATGGCAAATTTCCCAGTCTACCCTGACATCTTTTGTTGCTACAGTCTACAGCATGGAATTGATTTTCTTACACATTTGCACCATCCCTGAACTCTCATTGCTGCTCTTTGGCTCGTTACTTCCTCTCCTATCCTCATGCCAGCATTTGTTCCTTCAATTTCTGCACTATAATCAGTTCTTCATTCTTCAATCTTCCTGTTACTTGCTCCCTCTCCTTACCTATCCGCCACCTCCACCGCCTCCCCTTTCTGCCTTTGGATCCCTCCTCTTCACCTCTGTGGCCTCGAGAGTCCCTGCTCATCCCATGCCGCTCTCGCTGCCTCTCGAACATCAGCTCGCTCCGCGGCTTCCTCAGCACATACTCCTCGGCCTTCAGCATGATGCCCAGCGAGCTCTTCCTCCTCTCCCGGTGggtctcttcctcctcttcacagGGTTCTATCTTCATCTGTAGGTAACGTGGTAAGATCTCCAGAAGTCTCTGCAAGACAAATTTCAAATCAGCTCAGTGGTTGGGCTCCCTGACTGTATAGCAAAACACTTCTAGCAAAAGACCTTTTCAGTCAACCGCTCTACGGCAAAGTTATATTGGAAACTTTGTGCATAGCACCTTGTAAATTATGTGGACTACATTGAGAAAAAATGAAGAAACTAACAAAGGGGGTTGACTAATATTAGGGTTACAGAACAATTTCAAGCTGTCAAATTATGAAGAACGTTAATAACATGAAGATGGGCataaaatgcaattattattattactataattatgtttatttaatgcAAACTCCATGCTTTAATTGTGTCCTCCTAGTTTCCCAATTAGAGAGGCGGTTAAAAagcacctgtcacctacatacaGCGGACCCCATAGCGTGACCCCTTCCACCCAGAACAAATTGCTCTGCACTAATTTAGCATTGCAGTTTCCTGTTCTGTATTCATTAAGTGATGAGAAGGGTGTTTTGTTCTTGTCCGCACGTGAGGAGGGCGGCTTATACACATTGAGGTCTTGTTTGGCCTTCACTCACATGCTTGATGGTGGCAGTCAGGTTGTGGGTACTTGGAGTCCTTAGGGATACATTGAGGACAATGACGCAGCTAAGAACGATGATCGTTGAAAAAATCATAACAAAGATCAGGTACCTGCAAGAGAAATGTGGATTATAGTCTAGTTTTGGGCAGCCTAGGTTAGttatcattgatttcatcattatcatcatcatttatttatatagcgccactgattccacagcgctgtacagagaaatcactcacatcagtccctgcaccattggagcttacagtctaaattccctaacacacagacagagagagagagagactgggttcaattttgatagcagccaattaacctactagtatgttttttggaatgtgggaggaaaccggagcacccggaggaatcccacgcaaacttCACacaggcaatggtcgggaatcgaacttaggCTCCATTACcattgcctcagtgatgtcactatcaGTTCCCTAGTTACTGGTATCATCACTGATGATCTTTTTGCTTCGCTGATGTTACTAATtagttgataggctgcattctacgAATAATGGttgagctcacaaaatggctgcctccactgttctCTAGACAATGGGTGCAGTTTAAGTTTTAAGGAactttgtggattttttttctagtgaaatattttgtacatttattattgtatgtattgttttgttattatGTCCCTACTCTTTagtttggctatttttttttactgttgttaCCCATGACGAAGTTTACGGTGGAACCACACGTTAAAGTGgactgtcacctacacacaggagGAAGCAATTTTGTAGATGAGGCTTATTAATTTGCTAAGAATCTGCGGCAATGTGTGAGTTTCCTTGAGTCACCGGTTCATTGAATTGACTGGCTACATTCTCATCACTATAAGGTCGGTAAACAAAGTGACTGCCTCTGTTGCGTGTGTAGGTGACACTTATGTGGCCAAATTAGGCAGATCGGACAATTCGGCTAATTCAGTCTACATTGCCTGACAGAATCTCAACGTATATTGTCCAGCTTTGATCTGTGACAAATTTGACCTAAGACAGCAAAGTACAGAAGAGGAGGAATAACAGAACAAAACATTGaatatagtaaaaaaagaaaaaaaatgttgctgattTATTAAATCTGTTATTAGCCAGCATTTTTTCGCAGTAATGCCCTGTAAAGCTTTAGGGCTCTATATCTGT
This genomic interval carries:
- the LOC142151092 gene encoding eukaryotic translation initiation factor 4E type 2-like, whose protein sequence is MGLSGTDDVTAPQEEEEEDVTSAPKTKEINVAPGEHPLQFRYTFWYSRRTPSRPASTHNYEQNIRQFGTVASVEQFWRVYSHLVRPGDLTGYSDFHLFKEGIKPMWEDEANKNGGKWIIRLRKGLASRFWENIILAMVGEQFMVGEEICGVVVSIRFQEDILSIWNKTANDQLSTIRIRDTLRRVLNLPPNTIMEYKTHTDSLKDNSSFRNTKLTL